Proteins found in one Ptychodera flava strain L36383 chromosome 3, AS_Pfla_20210202, whole genome shotgun sequence genomic segment:
- the LOC139129889 gene encoding ubiquitin-fold modifier-conjugating enzyme 1: MVDSATKKTLSNIPLLKTKAGPRDKDLWPQRLKEEYQALIKYVETNKATDNDWFRLESNRDGTRWFGKCWHIQELLKYEFDIEFDIPVTYPSTAPEIAIPELDGKTAKMFRGGKICLTDHFKPLWAKNVPKFGISHAMALGLGPWLAVEIPDMISKGLVQHKDQKDNGQ, encoded by the exons ATGGTCGACTCGGCGACTAAGAAGACGCTCAGCAATATCCCGTTGTTGAAAACAAAAGCTGGACCAAGGGATAAAGATTTATGGCCCCAGAGGTTGAAAGAGGAGTATCAAGCGCTTATAAAG TACGTAGAAACAAACAAGGCAACAGACAATGACTGGTTCAGGTTGGAATCCAACAGAGATGGTACGAGGTGGTTTGGAAAATGCTGGCACATACAAGAACTTCTGAAGTACGAATTTGACATTGAATTTGAT ATACCAGTAACCTATCCCAGCACAGCTCCAGAAATTGCAATTCCAGAACTCGATGGAAAGACAGCAAAGATGTTCAGAGGCGGAAAAATTTGTTTGACAGACCACTTTAAACCTCTTTGGGCGAAAAATGTACCAAAGTTTGGAATATCTCATGCTATGGCTTTAGGG CTTGGTCCCTGGTTAGCTGTGGAGATCCCTGATATGATCAGCAAGGGTCTAGTACAACACAAAGATCAAAAGGACAATGGACAATAA